A genomic window from Scatophagus argus isolate fScaArg1 chromosome 17, fScaArg1.pri, whole genome shotgun sequence includes:
- the hey1 gene encoding hairy/enhancer-of-split related with YRPW motif protein 1, which translates to MKRNHDFSSSDSELDETIEVEKESADENGNMSSPLGPMSPTTSTQVQARKRRRGIIEKRRRDRINNSLSELRRLVPSAFEKQGSAKLEKAEILQMTVDHLKMLHAAGGKGYFDAHALAMDYRGLGFRECLAETARYLSIIEGLDSTDPLRLRLVSHLNNYASQREAHSGLSHLAWGSAFGSPPPHLTHPLLLQHQQHQPLAPLPRSTTSSPQTPLSSGPASSTSSSSSSSSSSSVAETHAPGKRSGSATPHSDQGPIRVPPSTAAPTTVHPALVSSSASKLSPPLLSSLSAFPFPFSAFPLISPTTTISPPVPTSSVGKPYRPWGMEIGAF; encoded by the exons atgaaaaggaatcACGATTTTAGCTCCTCAGACAGCGAGCTGGATGAGACTATTGAGGTGGAAAAGGAGAGCGCGGATGAGAATGG GAACATGAGCTCTCCTCTCGGCCCCATGTCTCCCACCACATCAACTCAGGTGCAGGCGAGGAAAAGGCGTCGAGGA ATCATTGAGAAACGGCGCCGGGACAGAATCAACAACAGCCTCAGCGAGCTTCGCAGGCTGGTTCCCAGCGCCTTTGAGAAACAG GGCTCAGCCAAACTTGAGAAAGCAGAGATTTTGCAGATGACTGTTGACCATCTGAAGATGCTTCATGCTGCTGGAGGCAAAG GATATTTTGACGCCCATGCCCTGGCAATGGACTACCGTGGACTGGGTTTCAGGGAGTGCCTGGCTGAGACGGCCCGATATCTGAGCATAATCGAAGGCTTGGACAGCACAGATCCTCTGCGGCTCCGTCTGGTCTCCCACCTTAACAACTACGCCAGTCAAAGAGAGGCTCACTCTGGCCTAAGTCACCTGGCTTGGGGCTCTGCATTTGGATCCCCTCCTCCCCACCTGAcccaccctctcctcctccagcaccaACAGCACCAACCCTTGGCACCTTTACCCCgcagcaccaccagcagcccACAAACTCCTCTGTCATCTGGGCCCGCCTcatccacctcttcctcctcctcctcttcatcatcttcatcggTTGCGGAGACTCACGCCCCAGGCAAGCGAAGCGGCAGTGCCACTCCCCACTCAGATCAAGGCCCGATCCGGGTTCCCCCCAGCACTGCCGCTCCCACCACCGTCCACCCCGCCTTGGTCTCCTCGTCAGCGTCCAAGctctcccctccccttctctcctccctctcagcGTTCCCCTTCCCCTTCAGTGCCTTCCCCCTCAtctcccccaccaccaccatcagccCCCCAGTCCCAACATCCAGTGTGGGCAAGCCCTACAGACCCTGGGGTATGGAGATAGGAGCtttctga